A region from the Malus domestica chromosome 07, GDT2T_hap1 genome encodes:
- the LOC103420762 gene encoding uncharacterized protein: MEALIASYGDSSSGSDSESPAPPPPPPPELNNPQEPTPALPPPPLSLLDSPNSFEFLDLSASAQPSRVRNFPHVEGNYAVHVYIPVYIPPAPRKEMALFLNKLASLLPGLHAVDVDFPLDILRKDEHKLEQVALGREFHISLGRTVPMRVHQIDSLVTMLRQKLQIQRR; encoded by the exons ATGGAGGCCCTGATTGCCTCGTACGGAGACTCGTCGTCGGGCTCAGACTCCGAGTCGCCGGctccacctccaccaccacctccgGAGCTCAACAACCCTCAAGAACCGACCCCTGCGCTGCCTCCACCTCCTCTGTCACTTCTCGACAGCCCCAATTCCTTCG AATTTCTGGACTTATCGGCAAGCGCCCAGCCGAGCAGAGTTCGGAACTTTCCTCACGTCGAAGGGAACTACGCAGTACATGTATACATCCCAG TTTATATACCACCAGCACCAAGGAAAGAGATGGCCTTGTTTTTGAACAAGCTAGCTTCTCTGCTGCCTGGTCTCCATGCGGTTGACGTTGACTTCCCGCTTGACATTCTGCGTAAGGACGAGCACAAGCTTGAACAAGTTGCTTTAGGCAGAGAGTTCCATATAAGTCTCGGAAGAACTGTTCCGATGCGGGTGCACCAGATTGATTCCTTGGTGACAATGCTGCGGCAGAAGCTTCAGATTCAGAGGCG